From the Rhodoferax mekongensis genome, one window contains:
- a CDS encoding TIGR03790 family protein: MENPANIDWLPGALADHLTSFGGQLSNTSGQMTALEWLEAGATASYGTVSEPCNHWQKFPHPQVLLLNYLQGATALEAYWRSVAWPAQGVLVGEPLAAPFGR; the protein is encoded by the coding sequence GTGGAAAACCCTGCCAACATTGACTGGCTGCCCGGTGCCCTGGCAGACCACCTGACATCGTTCGGTGGCCAGCTCTCCAACACATCCGGGCAGATGACGGCGCTGGAATGGCTGGAAGCTGGCGCCACTGCCAGCTACGGCACGGTGAGCGAACCCTGCAACCATTGGCAGAAGTTTCCCCACCCCCAAGTGTTGCTGTTGAATTATTTGCAAGGCGCCACTGCCTTGGAGGCCTATTGGCGCAGTGTGGCGTGGCCGGCGCAAGGGGTGTTGGTCGGTGAACCTCTGGCCGCACCTTTCGGGCGATAA
- a CDS encoding rhomboid family intramembrane serine protease, giving the protein MSPPPALTDLMRAPAREAPVTAGLMVLNVMVFLAIALAGGGWWHAVNGVQLDWGANFAPATQDGQWWRLLSAMFIHFGVWHLAVNMWALWDIGRLLETLLGRWRFAALYLGAGVCGNLLSLVVQGNRAVSGGASGAVFGLYGALLVFLWVERKQVEAGEFRWLFGGALGFSVLMLALGWFMPGIDNAAHGGGLVAGALWAGLLLQPWTSGSPAVGLRPCLSAIALIGAIALLCVVLPEPVYRLGEEIKARQSVQRFLSDDERIHERWTSLLNDVHNRRASFESVAGQLEAEVVKPYENSFEYLMQASPQGLAPSAGNLAAMQAYAASRAKEAKRQSAELRRGQLPAVTADKSGAEERP; this is encoded by the coding sequence ATGTCTCCCCCTCCCGCACTGACAGACCTGATGCGCGCGCCCGCACGTGAGGCTCCGGTGACGGCGGGTCTCATGGTGCTGAATGTGATGGTCTTTCTGGCGATCGCGTTGGCTGGAGGCGGCTGGTGGCATGCAGTCAACGGGGTGCAGTTGGATTGGGGCGCGAATTTCGCCCCTGCTACCCAAGATGGTCAATGGTGGCGTCTGTTGAGTGCCATGTTCATCCACTTCGGTGTGTGGCACTTGGCGGTGAACATGTGGGCGCTGTGGGACATCGGTCGCTTGCTGGAGACTTTGTTGGGGCGCTGGCGCTTCGCCGCGCTCTACCTGGGCGCCGGGGTATGCGGAAATCTGCTGTCCTTGGTGGTGCAGGGCAATCGCGCAGTGTCCGGAGGTGCGTCGGGCGCGGTGTTCGGCCTCTATGGGGCTTTGCTGGTGTTTTTGTGGGTCGAGCGTAAACAGGTAGAGGCGGGCGAGTTCCGTTGGCTGTTCGGGGGCGCTCTCGGTTTCTCGGTGCTGATGTTGGCTCTGGGGTGGTTCATGCCCGGTATTGACAATGCAGCCCACGGCGGGGGACTGGTGGCGGGGGCGTTGTGGGCAGGTTTGTTATTGCAGCCCTGGACATCAGGCAGCCCTGCAGTCGGGCTCCGACCTTGCTTGTCGGCGATCGCATTGATCGGCGCTATCGCTTTGCTATGTGTGGTGTTGCCAGAGCCCGTCTACCGATTGGGCGAAGAAATCAAAGCGCGCCAGAGTGTTCAACGTTTTCTTTCGGACGACGAGCGAATCCATGAGCGTTGGACATCGCTTCTGAATGATGTTCATAACCGTCGAGCATCGTTTGAGTCAGTGGCGGGGCAGTTAGAGGCCGAAGTCGTCAAACCTTATGAGAACAGCTTTGAATACCTGATGCAGGCTTCGCCCCAGGGTCTGGCGCCCTCAGCAGGTAACCTTGCTGCCATGCAAGCGTACGCGGCCAGCCGTGCGAAAGAGGCCAAACGGCAATCCGCGGAATTGCGACGAGGGCAACTGCCCGCAGTCACGGCGGACAAGTCGGGCGCCGAAGAGCGGCCTTGA
- a CDS encoding TIGR03790 family protein has translation MRNWFDLKALGRLAVCASLALFAMLGPVAAQSVSPAKPVWISVPRVGGHLGAADIGLVININDPYSVAVGEHYARQRGIPAEQVLRLAMPVKASLNVAEFEALALEIKSAMVPKVQALALAWTQPYAVECNSITSALTLGFVPELCSQTCAPSPPSVLFNQASVRPFTDFGVRPSILLAGKTVASGIALIDRGVASDRQLGKRGVPPASMVFLRTADAARGVVSAHAIHGSAGPHAAAGGTAQGAARQGGAAGPLGDPPDRCSAGGKPCQH, from the coding sequence ATGCGCAACTGGTTTGACCTGAAAGCATTGGGGCGACTGGCAGTCTGTGCCAGCCTTGCGCTTTTCGCGATGTTGGGCCCCGTGGCGGCGCAAAGCGTTTCGCCTGCCAAACCGGTGTGGATTAGCGTGCCAAGGGTGGGTGGGCATTTAGGCGCCGCAGACATCGGGCTGGTCATCAACATCAACGACCCCTACTCCGTGGCCGTGGGTGAGCACTATGCCCGTCAGCGCGGCATACCCGCTGAGCAAGTGCTGCGTCTGGCCATGCCGGTGAAAGCCTCGCTGAATGTTGCCGAGTTTGAAGCGCTTGCTCTGGAAATCAAATCCGCAATGGTGCCTAAGGTGCAGGCCTTGGCGCTGGCCTGGACGCAGCCGTATGCCGTGGAGTGCAACTCCATCACGTCCGCGTTGACGCTGGGCTTCGTGCCTGAGCTTTGCAGTCAGACCTGTGCGCCCAGTCCCCCGTCGGTCCTGTTCAACCAAGCCAGCGTCCGGCCGTTTACTGATTTTGGGGTGCGCCCCAGCATATTGCTGGCTGGCAAAACCGTGGCGAGTGGGATAGCGCTGATCGATCGCGGCGTGGCCTCTGATCGGCAACTGGGCAAGCGGGGCGTGCCGCCTGCCAGCATGGTGTTCCTGCGCACGGCGGATGCTGCGCGCGGCGTGGTATCCGCCCATGCCATCCATGGGTCAGCCGGACCCCATGCTGCCGCTGGGGGCACAGCTCAGGGTGCAGCCCGACAAGGGGGAGCTGCCGGGCCGCTTGGTGATCCTCCAGACCGGTGCAGTGCGGGTGGAAAACCCTGCCAACATTGA
- the gluQRS gene encoding tRNA glutamyl-Q(34) synthetase GluQRS, translating to MYRGRFAPSPTGPLHAGSLLAALASWLDARAHGGQWLVRIEDVDTPRCVPGADQFILQQLATCGLLPDETPVWQSTRCPLYRDALDRLIVKGMAYPCACSRKDIALAREALGESKSRHGELVYPGTCRAGLHGRTGRAWRFRTDLAEIMRKKAPSPEEYAQAATETIAIPSPNWEWTDRRLGLQSQNLSGEVGDFVLLRADGLWAYQLAVVVDDAAQGITHIVRGADLADNTVRQLALQAALGLPPVQYLHTPLELGPNGEKLSKQNGAAALDLSDPLAALNRAATALGLQPQTGGVRAALLHWTGEWRLRFP from the coding sequence ATGTACCGAGGTCGTTTTGCCCCCTCCCCCACGGGCCCGCTGCATGCGGGCTCTTTGCTTGCTGCACTGGCCAGCTGGCTGGACGCCCGCGCCCATGGCGGGCAATGGTTGGTGCGCATCGAAGATGTGGACACGCCACGCTGCGTGCCCGGTGCAGACCAATTCATCCTGCAGCAACTGGCCACCTGCGGACTATTGCCCGATGAAACGCCCGTGTGGCAGAGCACGCGTTGCCCTCTGTACCGCGACGCCCTGGACCGGTTGATTGTCAAGGGCATGGCCTACCCCTGTGCGTGCTCGCGCAAAGACATTGCGCTGGCTCGGGAAGCCTTGGGGGAAAGCAAGTCACGCCATGGCGAGTTGGTCTACCCCGGCACCTGCCGCGCGGGGCTGCACGGTCGCACCGGCCGTGCATGGCGATTCCGCACCGACCTGGCAGAAATCATGCGAAAAAAGGCGCCATCGCCCGAGGAATATGCGCAAGCAGCTACGGAAACAATAGCAATTCCAAGCCCGAACTGGGAATGGACAGACCGGCGACTCGGTCTCCAATCTCAGAATTTGTCGGGCGAAGTGGGTGACTTTGTGTTGCTGCGGGCAGATGGCCTCTGGGCCTACCAGCTGGCGGTGGTAGTAGACGATGCGGCACAAGGCATCACCCACATCGTGCGGGGGGCAGACCTGGCGGACAACACGGTGCGCCAGCTGGCGCTGCAGGCGGCGCTGGGGCTACCACCCGTGCAGTACCTGCACACGCCCTTGGAGCTGGGCCCCAATGGCGAAAAACTGAGCAAGCAAAACGGCGCTGCCGCACTGGACCTCTCAGACCCGCTGGCCGCGCTCAACCGCGCTGCGACCGCCTTGGGGCTGCAACCCCAGACCGGAGGTGTCCGCGCAGCCCTGCTTCACTGGACAGGCGAGTGGCGCCTGCGCTTTCCCTGA
- a CDS encoding methyl-accepting chemotaxis protein: MFKSLRWVMALLGTIGVAAALAVAAEGYHFINKLDDSANKVYVAKDVVADILPPPMYLIEMRLVLSMMMDGSLNAADGKKRFDELAAEYAQRVDYWTKNPPFGLEAKLLGAQHTAAKAFIAAARSQIVEPVVAGQMDAAKANLAAVHGLYIEHRAGVDATVTEGNAFAAATMKDFDDTHSFSTGAMLVTALVAGATVFVVYRVVLASIQKPVRGSTQAAKLIAAGDLATHVALDEGRTDSLGALQDALQTMRTGLNRTVSTVRSVADNVANASSEIAQGNHDLSARTESQASALQETAASMEELTAAVNQNAESAAQANILAKQAADVAQRGGAAVEQVVETMRGINESSLQIAGIVSVIEGIAFQTNILALNAAVEAARAGEQGRGFAVVASEVRSLAGRSAEAAKEIKALIGASVERVAHGSALADNAGATMADMLQATQRVSNILAEISSASQEQSSGISQVGDAVMQMDQVTQQNAALVEEIAAAASSLKMQAAELVRQMAQFTVEDEKRGTLLLA; encoded by the coding sequence ATGTTCAAGTCATTACGCTGGGTCATGGCCCTTCTGGGCACGATTGGTGTGGCAGCTGCCCTCGCAGTGGCGGCCGAGGGGTATCACTTCATCAACAAGCTGGACGACTCGGCCAACAAGGTCTACGTGGCCAAGGATGTGGTGGCCGACATCCTTCCGCCTCCCATGTACCTGATCGAGATGCGCTTGGTGCTCTCGATGATGATGGACGGGAGCCTGAATGCGGCGGATGGCAAAAAGCGTTTTGACGAGCTGGCCGCCGAATACGCCCAGCGCGTCGACTACTGGACAAAAAACCCGCCTTTTGGGCTGGAGGCCAAATTGCTGGGTGCCCAGCACACGGCAGCCAAAGCCTTTATTGCCGCGGCGCGCAGCCAGATTGTGGAGCCGGTGGTCGCCGGCCAGATGGATGCCGCCAAGGCTAACCTCGCCGCGGTGCATGGCCTTTACATCGAACACCGCGCCGGCGTGGATGCCACGGTGACGGAAGGCAATGCATTCGCCGCAGCCACGATGAAAGACTTTGACGACACCCATAGTTTCAGTACCGGAGCCATGCTGGTTACGGCTTTGGTTGCCGGTGCGACTGTCTTTGTGGTGTACCGCGTGGTGTTGGCCAGCATCCAGAAGCCGGTGCGTGGCAGTACGCAGGCAGCCAAATTGATCGCTGCGGGAGATCTGGCAACGCATGTGGCATTGGATGAGGGCCGCACGGACAGCTTGGGCGCTTTGCAGGATGCTCTCCAGACCATGCGCACGGGTTTGAACCGTACCGTGTCTACGGTGCGTAGTGTGGCTGACAATGTTGCGAACGCCAGCTCTGAAATTGCACAGGGCAACCACGACCTGTCTGCCCGGACAGAAAGCCAGGCGAGTGCCCTGCAGGAAACTGCGGCCTCCATGGAAGAGCTGACCGCGGCCGTGAACCAGAACGCCGAGTCTGCCGCGCAAGCCAACATCCTTGCCAAACAAGCGGCTGATGTTGCTCAGCGGGGCGGCGCTGCCGTGGAGCAGGTGGTGGAGACCATGCGTGGCATCAACGAATCATCCCTTCAGATTGCGGGCATTGTCAGCGTGATCGAAGGCATTGCCTTCCAGACCAACATTCTGGCCCTGAACGCGGCGGTGGAAGCGGCGAGAGCCGGTGAACAAGGCCGTGGTTTTGCTGTGGTGGCGTCTGAAGTGCGCTCGCTGGCCGGACGCAGTGCGGAAGCGGCCAAAGAGATCAAGGCTTTGATCGGGGCCAGCGTGGAGCGCGTAGCCCATGGTTCTGCCCTGGCAGACAACGCCGGCGCCACCATGGCGGACATGCTGCAAGCAACCCAGCGTGTGAGCAACATCCTGGCGGAGATCAGCTCTGCCAGCCAGGAACAATCCAGTGGTATTTCGCAGGTGGGCGACGCTGTAATGCAAATGGACCAGGTCACCCAACAGAACGCCGCACTGGTGGAAGAAATCGCCGCCGCTGCCAGCAGCCTCAAGATGCAGGCAGCCGAGCTGGTGCGTCAGATGGCGCAGTTCACCGTGGAAGACGAAAAGCGAGGAACTTTGCTGTTGGCGTGA
- a CDS encoding pseudouridine synthase produces MARIRPLAPAARHGVRPSCVVVTPGPWKDLLDFFCQRFPSVPASTWQKRFASEDIIDADNQAARPTDAATAGRRLYYFRAVPDEPSIPFQEEVIWQDEHLLVVDKPHFLPVVPSGKHVRETLLARLQLRLNLPDLSPVHRIDKDTAGLVLFSVQPVGRNAYQALFRERRVSKSYECIAPWKPGLVWPLHRESRIGDAEHFMQQTEVPGEVNAITDIEPLEVAGDWARYALRPLTGQRHQLRVHMHALGLPILFDGIYPELTPEGTNVYSRPLQLLAKRLAFTDPLTGVARVFESRRSLLPLQTVQHISG; encoded by the coding sequence ATGGCGCGCATCCGGCCCCTTGCACCTGCGGCACGCCACGGGGTGCGCCCCAGCTGCGTCGTCGTAACGCCAGGGCCTTGGAAGGATCTGCTCGATTTTTTCTGCCAGCGCTTTCCCTCCGTGCCGGCGAGCACGTGGCAAAAGCGGTTTGCGTCTGAAGACATCATTGACGCTGACAACCAAGCAGCCCGCCCCACTGACGCGGCCACGGCGGGGCGGCGTCTGTACTACTTCCGCGCAGTGCCGGATGAACCCTCTATCCCCTTTCAGGAGGAAGTGATCTGGCAAGACGAACATCTGCTGGTGGTGGACAAGCCGCACTTTCTGCCCGTGGTGCCCAGTGGCAAACATGTGCGCGAGACCCTGCTCGCCCGCCTGCAGCTGCGTTTGAACCTGCCGGACCTCTCACCCGTCCACCGTATCGACAAAGACACCGCAGGATTGGTGCTGTTCAGCGTGCAACCCGTTGGCCGAAATGCCTACCAGGCCCTGTTCCGCGAACGGCGCGTGAGCAAATCCTACGAATGCATAGCCCCTTGGAAGCCGGGCCTGGTCTGGCCGCTGCACCGTGAAAGCCGGATTGGCGACGCAGAGCACTTCATGCAACAAACCGAAGTACCGGGCGAGGTGAATGCCATCACCGACATCGAGCCACTGGAAGTAGCGGGCGATTGGGCCCGGTACGCGCTGCGCCCGTTGACCGGCCAGCGCCACCAGCTGCGGGTACACATGCATGCACTGGGTTTGCCCATCTTGTTTGACGGCATTTACCCGGAGCTGACTCCGGAAGGCACCAATGTCTACAGCCGCCCGCTGCAACTGCTGGCCAAAAGACTGGCATTCACCGATCCGCTGACCGGGGTGGCACGCGTGTTTGAGAGTCGCAGAAGTTTGCTGCCCTTGCAGACTGTGCAACATATCAGCGGCTAG
- the trmB gene encoding tRNA (guanosine(46)-N7)-methyltransferase TrmB: MTNPHSASPDTSDAPSLPEEAAKPFMRTIKSFVKRAGRMGSGQERAMAELGPQFLVPYQPSAINFEAVFAGAAGAEAPNDAKRPVVLEIGFGMGEATAQIALTLPGTNFLCCEVHEPGVGALLKRIGEHNIPNIRICNHDAVEVIDHMLPLASLDGVHIFFPDPWHKTKHNKRRLIQSPLVAKLAARLKPGGYLHAATDWQPYAEQILEVLSAEPKLKNRALPNHPELAGYAPKPHYRPLTKFENRGIKLGHGVWDVVFERV; the protein is encoded by the coding sequence ATGACGAACCCCCATTCCGCTTCTCCCGACACCTCCGATGCACCCTCCTTGCCCGAGGAAGCAGCCAAGCCCTTCATGCGGACCATCAAGAGTTTTGTGAAGCGCGCCGGGCGCATGGGCAGCGGGCAGGAGCGCGCCATGGCGGAGTTGGGCCCCCAGTTTCTGGTGCCCTACCAGCCATCTGCTATCAATTTCGAAGCGGTCTTCGCAGGTGCAGCGGGTGCTGAAGCCCCAAACGATGCCAAACGCCCGGTCGTATTGGAAATCGGCTTCGGCATGGGCGAAGCCACAGCGCAAATTGCCCTGACCCTGCCGGGCACCAACTTTTTGTGCTGTGAGGTGCATGAGCCCGGCGTGGGCGCTTTGCTCAAGCGCATCGGCGAACACAACATCCCCAACATCCGTATCTGCAACCACGACGCGGTGGAAGTCATTGATCACATGCTCCCGCTGGCCAGCCTGGACGGTGTGCACATCTTCTTCCCCGACCCCTGGCACAAGACCAAGCACAACAAGCGCCGTCTGATCCAGTCGCCTTTGGTGGCCAAGTTGGCAGCCCGCCTCAAGCCGGGGGGCTACCTGCATGCCGCCACCGACTGGCAGCCTTATGCGGAACAAATTCTGGAAGTGCTGAGTGCAGAACCCAAGCTCAAGAACCGCGCACTGCCCAATCACCCCGAACTGGCCGGCTATGCACCCAAACCGCACTACCGCCCGCTGACCAAGTTTGAAAATCGCGGCATCAAGCTGGGCCACGGGGTGTGGGACGTGGTGTTCGAGCGCGTCTAA
- a CDS encoding transglutaminase-like domain-containing protein, with translation MTHQSQTAAGKQNPAARRQFMKNSAVALAGCALPAINFAQTAPAVDRQFSPKPAEWRTFEVTTRVDIAKPQGATRLWLPVPSINSEWQQSLESSYSSNGSARMEDDNATGARMLFVDFAADQAKPFVELTSRIRTRSRAQDWSLKTAVAEDAATLKYWTQPTDLLPLDGIVRTTAQEATRGAKTDVEKVQKIYDWIVTNTYREPKVRGCGEGDIKTMLETNNLGGKCADLNALFVGLCRAAGVPARDVYGLRVAPSAFGYRELGGNSASLKGAQHCRAEVYLKGYGWVGMDPADVAKVMRQETPEWIKSASNPLVAPVNKGLFGGWEGNWMAYNVAHDVVLPQSKGPKLGFLMYPVAETATGRLDSYAPDDFKYQISAKELTA, from the coding sequence ATGACACATCAAAGCCAGACTGCCGCAGGCAAGCAAAACCCGGCCGCACGCCGCCAATTTATGAAGAATTCGGCTGTAGCGCTCGCCGGATGTGCGCTGCCTGCTATCAATTTTGCACAAACTGCTCCGGCAGTAGACCGTCAGTTCAGCCCCAAACCTGCCGAATGGCGCACCTTTGAGGTGACCACGCGGGTCGATATTGCCAAGCCCCAAGGCGCTACCCGCTTGTGGTTGCCCGTGCCCTCCATCAACAGCGAGTGGCAGCAATCGCTGGAGAGCAGCTACTCCAGCAACGGCAGCGCCCGCATGGAAGACGACAACGCCACCGGTGCCCGCATGCTGTTTGTGGACTTTGCCGCCGACCAGGCCAAGCCCTTTGTGGAGCTGACCAGCCGCATTCGCACCCGAAGCCGCGCCCAGGACTGGAGCCTGAAGACCGCCGTGGCCGAAGATGCCGCCACCCTGAAGTACTGGACCCAGCCTACTGATTTGTTGCCGCTGGACGGCATCGTGCGCACCACCGCGCAGGAAGCTACCCGCGGCGCAAAGACCGATGTAGAGAAAGTGCAAAAGATTTACGACTGGATCGTGACCAACACTTACCGCGAGCCCAAGGTACGCGGATGTGGTGAGGGCGACATCAAGACCATGCTGGAGACCAACAATCTCGGCGGCAAGTGCGCCGATTTGAATGCTTTGTTTGTAGGTTTGTGCCGCGCAGCCGGCGTGCCTGCGCGCGATGTATATGGTTTGCGCGTGGCACCCAGCGCTTTCGGCTACCGCGAGCTGGGTGGCAACTCTGCCAGCCTCAAAGGCGCACAGCACTGCCGTGCCGAGGTTTACCTCAAAGGCTATGGCTGGGTAGGCATGGACCCCGCCGACGTGGCCAAGGTCATGCGCCAGGAAACGCCGGAATGGATCAAGTCCGCCAGCAACCCGCTGGTGGCTCCGGTCAACAAGGGCTTGTTCGGCGGCTGGGAAGGCAACTGGATGGCCTACAACGTGGCCCACGACGTGGTGCTGCCCCAATCCAAGGGCCCCAAGCTCGGCTTCCTGATGTATCCGGTGGCAGAAACTGCGACAGGACGTCTGGACTCGTATGCGCCGGACGACTTCAAGTACCAGATCAGTGCCAAGGAACTGACAGCTTGA
- the pabB gene encoding aminodeoxychorismate synthase component I encodes MTIPRALLEFGDPYHAGQPPVRLAFGEPKQVLVARTLAEVRPVLEQVDALSRQGLWCVGYVRYEAAPAFDAALQVHAAEGPLAWFGVHAQPLADADVQQPTGLEPHVPWTPRISREAFDANMARIHEAIAAGDFYQLNYTAQLEAPFPAAPSSNSAESAWAYFAALRRSQPRAYGAFIDTGDEQVLSVSPELFFDWDGQRILSRPMKGTAARGATPEEDAANAERLRSTPKELAENVMIVDLIRNDLSRVAQPFSVKVPRLFHLEALPTVWQMTSDVVATTREGTRLWDLFAALFPCGSVTGAPKVQAMRQIRALEPDARGVYCGAVGVVRPGGHTTFNVPIRTVTVRGGEARCGIGSGITFDAQAEGEWQEWRSKRMFLERASQPFELLETMALRDGVVLNQALHLRRMAEAAAHFGFVWNEGQVLQAVAGVVQSHPAGAWRVRVLLRPDGQCTAQAFALADTPVPVMLQLADRPLEEAHGEFVRFKTTRRAHYDAFTPSDPAVFDTILFNSQGEVTECTRGNIAFLLDGQWVTPPLSCGMLPGVGREVLLAQGRLKEQVVRVEQLPQVQGMAFINSLRGWLDAQLV; translated from the coding sequence ATGACGATTCCCCGCGCGCTGCTGGAGTTCGGCGACCCGTACCACGCAGGCCAGCCCCCGGTGCGTCTCGCCTTTGGTGAGCCGAAGCAGGTGCTGGTAGCCCGCACGCTAGCCGAGGTGCGGCCCGTCCTGGAGCAGGTGGATGCACTGAGCCGTCAAGGTTTGTGGTGCGTGGGCTATGTGCGCTACGAGGCGGCACCGGCTTTTGATGCGGCGCTACAAGTCCATGCGGCCGAAGGCCCGTTGGCGTGGTTCGGTGTGCACGCGCAGCCCTTGGCGGATGCCGATGTGCAGCAGCCCACAGGGCTGGAGCCGCATGTGCCTTGGACCCCGCGCATCAGTCGCGAGGCGTTTGACGCCAACATGGCGCGCATCCACGAGGCCATTGCAGCTGGTGACTTTTACCAGTTGAACTACACCGCGCAGTTGGAGGCACCGTTTCCAGCTGCGCCTTCATCAAACTCGGCAGAGAGTGCCTGGGCCTACTTTGCGGCGCTGCGGCGGTCACAGCCGCGAGCCTATGGCGCCTTCATCGATACCGGTGACGAACAGGTGTTGTCGGTGTCGCCGGAGCTGTTTTTCGACTGGGATGGTCAGCGCATTTTGAGCCGCCCCATGAAGGGCACAGCCGCCCGAGGCGCAACCCCGGAGGAAGACGCGGCCAACGCCGAGCGCTTGCGCAGCACTCCCAAAGAGCTGGCCGAGAACGTGATGATTGTGGATTTGATCCGCAACGACCTCTCCCGTGTGGCGCAGCCTTTCAGTGTCAAGGTGCCGCGCCTGTTTCATCTGGAGGCGCTGCCCACGGTGTGGCAGATGACCTCGGACGTGGTCGCCACCACCCGCGAAGGCACCCGCCTGTGGGACTTGTTTGCAGCGCTGTTTCCCTGTGGCTCGGTGACTGGTGCGCCCAAGGTACAGGCCATGCGCCAGATCAGGGCACTGGAGCCGGATGCGCGCGGGGTGTATTGCGGCGCGGTGGGCGTGGTGCGCCCGGGTGGCCATACGACCTTCAATGTGCCCATTCGTACCGTCACAGTGCGTGGCGGCGAGGCGCGTTGCGGTATTGGTAGTGGCATTACTTTTGACGCGCAAGCCGAGGGCGAATGGCAGGAATGGCGCAGCAAGCGCATGTTTCTGGAGCGGGCCAGCCAGCCCTTTGAGTTGCTGGAAACCATGGCACTCCGCGATGGCGTAGTGCTCAACCAGGCCTTGCATTTGCGACGCATGGCAGAGGCGGCAGCCCACTTTGGCTTTGTGTGGAATGAGGGGCAGGTCCTGCAGGCCGTGGCTGGGGTGGTGCAATCACATCCCGCTGGCGCGTGGCGTGTGCGCGTGCTCTTGCGGCCGGATGGTCAATGCACGGCCCAAGCGTTTGCGCTGGCAGATACACCCGTGCCGGTGATGCTGCAACTGGCCGATCGTCCGTTGGAGGAGGCGCATGGCGAGTTCGTGCGTTTCAAGACTACCCGCCGCGCCCATTACGACGCCTTCACGCCGAGCGACCCGGCAGTTTTTGACACCATTCTCTTCAACTCGCAGGGCGAAGTGACCGAGTGCACGCGCGGCAACATTGCTTTCCTGCTTGACGGGCAGTGGGTCACGCCACCCTTGTCCTGCGGCATGTTGCCCGGCGTGGGCCGCGAGGTGCTGCTGGCACAGGGACGATTGAAAGAGCAGGTGGTGCGGGTGGAGCAGCTGCCGCAAGTGCAGGGCATGGCTTTCATCAACAGCCTGCGGGGCTGGCTGGATGCGCAACTGGTTTGA